ATGTGCTGATGGCGCACTTTCTGTACGGGAAATTGGGCGACATCGAGTACCTCGGCGGCCGGCTGGACGAGGCGCTGGCGGCCTATGAGGCTTCGCTGCGGCGAGCCAGAGCGCTGGAGATGAAGGATCGGGAGATCATCCTGATGGGAGTCACTCTTCGCGTGTATGTGGACCGGCGGCAGTTTGATGTGGCAGGCGACATCGTGCGCGAGATGCAGGCGAAAGCGGACGCGCTCGGTAACGACTTCATTTCAATGCGCGCGCTGGAGTATATCGGTTATCACGATGGTGAACGGGTGAATTACTACAAGGAAATTGGAGATGCGCGGTACAGAGAGGCGTTGGAGGCAGCGGAAGAGACTTGGGAGAAGTTCTACGAATTTGCGCTCAAGCTAGATATTCAAGTAAGTCAAATTGTCGCGCTTCTCAATCTTGCGGGCGGTGAAACATGATACCGCATTCTTTGATGAGTCTATAGTTGATTGCGAAAAGGCGTTGCAATCGCAAGAACAAATCCGGAGTGGCGTCATTACAGCGCCATTCTCTTAAAGTCTGTTGGAACAAGCTATCACTTTATTGGAAATCGTCATCTGCACAGGCCAAAGTTTTGACTGAAGCACATCAGTTATATACAGAACTTGGGTATGACAACGAAGTTTGGTGAGATAACCACTTTCGCACGCAAACCCATTTCTATGAGTCGTTGATTGATTGCGAATGAATTTAGGGACACAGAAGGGGGATATGTCATAAGTCATTGCATCAAATCGCCTTTTGATTTCATGTTCGATTTAGCCGCTTCCTCGTTATGCGGTCGACAGTTATCATCGCGCAACCTTCACCGACAAATCCTAAACCTGGCGTGCTACTTCTCTTAGATGAGTTTGCAAACCGCATCTTGGTGATTGAGGAGGATGTATACCTCGGCTGAGTATGCCTGAACAGGTCGAGATTGATGGCGGGCGACTTCAGCGAAGATATCAATGGGGATCCTTCGCAAGAGACAGTCAAGATGTAGAATCATGAAGAAGAGCCGCTCCAAAAGTCGTTGATGAGTCATTTCGTCGCTATCGAAGCACTGGCCTCCGAAATTCCGTTTCCAGCCGCATCCGGAGACCTGTGTATCGCAAATCCGGTTGAGTTCGGCGTTGATGGGCTAGGCACCTATTACGTCGGAGGCACGGGGCCGGGGTCGCCGAATCTGCATGGCGAGATGGTGAGTTCGGCGATTAGGGGTGCGGCGACCGACCCGCTGTACGCCGGTAAGCTGGACGAGGGCACGTCCGCGCTTGGGGCGGATTATACGGTCGAGGTGACAGACGGCAGCATGACTCACGTGATCGAAGTCGTTCACGCCGACACGAACAGCTTCGACCTCGATGCGGTGAACCAGCAGATCAGCGACTATCTGGACGGTGCCGCCAACCCGAACCTGTCGGAAGCGACGCACAAGTGGGTGGTCAACGCGAGCTTCGCGATTGTCCCGTGCGCCGATCTGGCGACACTGGCGGCCTATAACGACGCGCTGCTGGCGCTGGAGGCACTGCTGCCCGCCTCGGCGCGGAAGGTCGTGCTGCTGCAGCAGGCGATCCTCAGGACGGCGGAGAAAATCCGCGTAAGCGTCGCGGCTGGGTGGCAGGCATGCGGAATGGTGCTTGAGGGCGGATTCCTGGTTCAGCCCGGCGACTCGCCGTATGACTCGTGCCGCGCATTTATCGAGATCATGCAGCGGGTGGGGGTCTTCGTGGCGGCGGCCGGGAATACGGGGCTGGATTACCCGTACTATCCCGCGTCGGAGCCGTCCGTGGTCAGCGTGAGCGCGTCGTTTGAAAATGCACCCTTCATCGTCGCGATTACGGACCGCGACTGCGCTAAGCGTAAGATCGGGGATGAGCCGTGCTCCAACGCCGGCGAGGTTTTGATGCCGGGGGTGATCGATTTCAACGGCGTGAATTACTTCGGGACGTCGTTCGCGGCACCGCGGCTGAGTTTGCGGCTGGCGGTGTATCTGGCGCGCTACGGCGACAACGTGTGCGAGCTGCTCGATGACATCGATCCGGCCACCGATCAGCCTGTGTTCTCGAATACTCCCGGATAGCCGATCTGCACGCGCTTGATATCGTGCTGAGCGACGGGACGACGATCCAGTGCAGTCAGCTTGAGGACATGCAGAAGGACGTGTTTGGCACGAACTAAGACAACCGCGGGTGGGTTTCAACGGCGGGGGCTGTGGAACGCGGTCGTGGCGATCGCGGCGGCGTCCGCCGAATAGATCAGGAGAATACTACGAAGTCGATAAGCAGAGCCCTACTCGTCGTTGTGCTGGCCGTGCTGATGATCGCAGCGGTGGGAACGGCCTCGGCAGATCCTGACGGCGGCACGATCGATCCGCAGGGCGGGAAATACTACGTTGGCGGCGCGTAAGGTAATTAGGCGGTGAATATGAGAGGCGGCAGTCAGTGATAGACTGCCGCCTCTGTCTTGGCGTATGAGGGTGTTAAGCCGGGGCCGCGGCCGACGTCATTTGGAGGCAGAAGTGCGGCGCAGGATGTCGGCGAGCTGAGTCTTGAGCGCGTCGCGGCGCTGCTGATAGGCCTGTTCACTGATCTGCTTGGCCTGATACTGAAGGTCGAGGCGGGCGATCTCCGCGACGAGGGTTTCAGCGGTGCGGCCCTGACGGCGCTGGACAAGATATAGGCCCCCTGCCCCGCCGATGAGCAGGACGCCGGCGGCAGTCAGGCCGATGCCGAGGATGGATTGGCCGGAGACCGGAGTGGCAGCGGCGGCCGCGGTGATCGGAAGAAGATCGAAGCGAAGGGTGTCATTGGCGTTCAGAGGCTGCGCCAGATAATCCTCGAAGGTGCCGCCGGTGAACTGCAGCACACCCTGAACTTCGAACTGGTCGCTGTCTACGATAAATTCGCCGGGGTTTAACATCAGCTCCGGCTGATTGGTGACCGGATAATCCACCGCATATTCGTATACGATGCGGTCCTGTAGCGGCACGACGTAGGTCACGTGCATGATATGTTCGGTTTCAGGGATGACCGCCAGCGTGTCGAGCAGCCGGTGAGCCTCGTTGTTCCAGACATAGCGCGACGAGTCGAGCCCGACCGGGACGGCCCCTTCCGGAAGATAGATGCCGACCGCGCCGTAGCGGCCATCGGAGAGCGGTTCCGGCTCGCGATAGACGCGGTCGGACTTGTTGTAGAAGCGCACGACGAGCAAGTTGTCGAGGGCTCCGTCGGTACGGGAGGCGGCCTGGTTGAGGAGCAGGTCAATCTCGATGACGCTTGGGTCGTTGGTGATCTCGTAGATCATCAGGGGAAGGCTCAGCGGCGCGGCGGCAGAGGCCAGATCCTCGCCGAGGCTGAGGGTCGCGATAAACGTCACGTCGAAATAGGCCGCGCTGGCGAAGTACGCGTAGTTGGGTTGAATCGGGACGTCTTCCACGCGGAACACACCGTTGTCCGCCGTCACGGTCGTGGTGAAGACTTCTTGGCCCGACGTATCGATCACAAACAGGATGACGTCGAGCTGAGGGGGTACGGCTGCCCCTTCCGTACCGTTCTCGATAACCCCTGTAACGACGCCGAACTGCTGCGATGGGGTCGGCGTGACATCCACAGGCGTGACATCGACGGGCGTGATCTCAGGCGTGGATGCAGGGACGATCGTTTCGCCGGCAGCCGGGGTCTCGGCCAGGACGATTTCGGTGGTGTCGGCTAATCCGTAGACAAATTCTGCGACGGCACGGCGTTCCTGCTCGCTGAGCGCCTCATTCCACGGCGGCATCATGTTCTCGATACGGCCATTGGTGATGATCTCGTAGTACTGCTCGAGCGTGATGCCGGCACGACGCGCTGCATCGGTGAAGTCGGGCACATTAGCGATCTGGCCGGTGCGGACGAGGTCGCCGTCACCGCGGCCGCCGATGCCATGACAGCTTGTGCAGCGGGCAGCGAAGATTTGCGCGCCGAGCGAGAGCGGATCACCGGAGGCGTCGACAAGGGGTGGCGTGGTCGGAGCCGGACGCAGCGTCGTGACGACCTTCGGTTCGCCCGACAGGCCCGTACAGCCCGCGGCGAAAACCAACCAGACAAATGCAAGCGACAACACCACCGCAAGTCTTCTTGCGGTCAACGATGGAACATGCATCGGAATTATTCCTCGGCTACGAGAGCAGGATTGGGGTGTCGCTTGAGATACTGCTGAACTGCGTCTTCAATGGCCTGGTTGACATCTTCGACCGGGGTTTCGGCGTTAACCATGAGCGGCAAGTGATCGCGATCCAGCTCCTGGAGGGCCTGGAGGATCTGAACACCGCGCTGCATCCACTTCTCGTGCTCAACCTCGAACTCCTCAGGCGGGATCTTGCCGGAAGCCGAATCCTCCTGGAGATCCCGCAGGCTGCTCGTGACCTGCTGATAATAAACCAGCAGTGCATCGCGCTGGCGCTGGAACTGGAGTGCCGCAGGCGACACTGTCTGCGTGCTGCGGAAGGGTGTAATGACCAGATACAACGCAAGTAAGATCATTACCGCGCTGACAACAACGGCTTCAATACTCATTAGCTTCCTGCCTCAAGTAGCGGGTCAACGATGTCACGGAGCTGCGCTTCGCTTACACCCGCATACAGAAATTCAGCGACTTCACCCTGCTGATTGATGACGAATGTTTCGGGCACGCCTCGGATACCGTACAGTGCCGAGATGCGGGTTCCAAGGTCGGGTGCGTTCAGATAAGTCACGCCGAAATCGTCCAGGAATTTGAGGGAACGCACGCCATTATCGGCATAGGCCACGCCCAGGAAGACTACGTTCCCACCTGGCGCATAGTGTTCCCACGCGGACTGGAGCTGCGGCGCTTCATCACGACACGGCCCGCACCAACTCGCCCAGAAGTTCAGAACAACGACCTTGCCGCGCAAATCCGACAACTGATACTCATCACCGTCGAAGGTTGTGAATGCGAAGTCAGGGGCCTGGCCCTCGGTGGGCTGGGCACGAGTCTGGCGCAGGAGCGCCAAGGTTATGACAAGACCAACCGCCAGGAAACCGACCAGCATAAACCAGGTTCCGGTGCTCATACGCGCCCGTGTAACCGGGACTGGCGGCGTAGTGAGTTGCTCGAGTGTACTGCTCATATGACGCCTACTTTCCGATATCGCGTTCTATCTGCGCGCGCAGATTATCGGTCGAATCCGGGCTTATCCCGTTTTGAGAAGCGGTCAGAGTATCGAGGCGATGTACGCCGGGACTCCCCCAAGTGTGCCGCAGTGTCCGGTAGAAGAAGGCTCCTCCGACGACAATCAGAAGAACCGGCGTCACCAGCGATAATGCCCTCAACACAGGGTCATAGGGCGTGCCGACGACCCGATCGCCAAAACGGCGCACGAAGTCCGCCTTGATCTCGTCAGCGTCCAGGCCCGCTTCCAACTGAAGCCGTATTTCGTAGCGCCAGTCTGCGCAGGCCGCGGTGCCACAGGTATCTAGCGTGATGTTCTCGCATACAGGGCAGTACAGCTTACTGGCGATCTCGTTGACCTGATCGTCGGTAACCGTCGTTTGCGGTGTTTGCGCCAAGGACGCGCCAACCCAGAATACTGCAACGAGTGTAAGAAGTGCTGCTCGTGTGAGATTCCGGGCAAGGAGTTTCCCTCGCATTAGCGATTCCCTTTCGCTAACCGCGAACCAACCGCGACTGAAACGGGGCGCTCGACAGATGAAACCACTGTGTGCGGATACACTGCGATCAGTGTGCCAAGGATCAGGATCAGCGAACCCCACCAGACTAGATTAATCAGAGGGTTGATGTACATCTTGAAGGTCGCACTGTTCTGGCTGATTTCATCCCAATCGATGAGCAGCAGATACACATCGTTTTCGAGGGTACTGTGCGCTGCGGCAATCGTCATGCTGTTCATGCCCTCTTGCTGAGGGAAGAAGTCACGGCGAGGACGCAGGGTTGCGACTTCGGTGCCATTACGGATGACGGTGACGACGGCGATGTCCATGATCCGGCCGTCTTCCGAGACCTGACCGCCTAGAAACTCGTCGTAGCGCAGCGTATAGTCACTGAGGGACATTTCATCGCCAACGCGCAGAGTTGCCTGGGTTTCCTGTTGGAACAAGGTACTCCCAATGATTCCAACGCCAATGACCGCGACCCCAGCGTGGATCAGGTAACCCCCGTAGCGGCGCGGGTTACGCGTCGCCAGTGCGATCAGCGCGGAAAGCGGGTTTTCTTTGAGATTCTTCATACGGGCACGCACGGCCCGGAAGGTCTCGTTGACAGCCACCCAGCCCGCCAATGCTACAAACCAGTATCCAATCAACGCGCCGACGCTGGTCTGGCCCATCTGTACAAAAATCAGGAGGGTTGCGAGCGACAGGATTCCGGGGACGATCAATCCCTGGCCGATGCGCCTGACAGCGACGACGCCCCAGGCGGACAGCGGCGCAATCCCCATCAGGACAAACAGAGCAAGGAACAGCGGCGGGGTCACGCTCATGAAGTATTCGGCGCCCAGCGTGATTTTCGTGTCAAAGAACAACTCGGAGGTAATAGGTGCGCCAAAGCTACCCCAGAAGATGGCGATGAAGAGCGCCAGGAAGATGAAGTTGTTGAGGAGGAAAAGTCCCTCACGACTGAACATTCCGTTGAGCGAATGGTCGTCGCGGAGTTCGCCACGACTGCGGCGCCAGACGATCAGGCCGCCCAGAATGAGAGTCACCAGCAACCAAACAGAAAGCATCGGGAAGCCGATATCACTGCGGGCGAAGCTGTGGACGCTTTCCACGAGGCCGCTTCGAGTAGCAAAGGTACCAAAGATCACCGCCGAGAAGGTGCCGATCATCAGCACCATATTCCAGGTTTTGAAGATGCCACGCTTCTCTTGAATGATGATGCTGTGCAGATAAGCAGTACCGATGAGCCACGGCAGAAACGCCGCATTCTCGACCGGATCCCAGCCCCAGTAGCCACCCCACCCTAATACGTCGTATGCCCAGCGGCCGCCAAGGATCAGACCCAAACCCAGGAACACCCACGCGATGAGAGCCCAACGGCGTGATGCCTTGATCCAGTTGATGCTGAGATCGCCCGTTGCGAGGGCCGCGAACGCAAACGCGCATGGGACGAGGAAGCCCACATAGCCCAGATAGAGCATCGGGGGGTGGATCGCCATGCCAAAGTGCCGTAAAAGCGGGTTAAGACCCTGAGCGCCAGAACTCAGCGTCTCCGGGTCAGGCGCAACGCCGCCCGCCGGGATCAGAGCTGATTTCACAACTTCGCTACCCACAAACCACCAGCGGCCAAATGGGTTCTCGATGAACAGGGTCAGGGCGATGAAAAACGCGGTGAGCACCATCTGAAACAGGATGACATGCGGGATCAGCCGGTAATTCGAACGCCAGTTGAAGGCGACCGCAAGCGCACTGAACGCACTCATCATCCAACACCAGAAGAGCAGTGAGCCCGCCTGCGAACCCCACAATGCGGTCACGCGATAGAACGTCGGCATGCTGGGGCTGCTTACCGACCAGACATACGCAATCTGGTACTGCTCAGTCACCAGCCCGACCATTAGGGTCAGGATCGCTACAGACAACGCGCCAAATACGATGTAGGTTGCATTACGGGCGCTGGTGACAAGCTTCTCACTCTTACGGCGATAGCCGAGAAGAGCCGAGGCCGAGGCGTAGAGCGCCGCGAGGAACGCAATCCAAGTCGCAACAAATCCGATTTCTGCCAGCATTAGGACTCTCGTTCCACATAGGCTTCACGGGCAGAGGCAGCATCAGGCAGTTCTTCACCGAAGCGACTCGGGCATTTCAGCAGCAGCGAGTCCGCGTAGAAATAGCCGTCCTCGCCCAGATAGCCGGTCAAGATCGCCTGTGCCTCATTCTGGAGCAGGTCGGGCATGACCTGATTGGTCATGCGAATATTGAGCCGCGTAGCAGCAGCGTCTTCAACTGCAATATGGAGGGCGAGTGCCAGATCGGTTGTTTCAATCGGCACGTTCGCAACGGTGAAATTCAGATCGAGGGTATTGGAGTCGTAGTCAATACTTGTTCCGACCACAGCCCCCGTAATACGGACGGACTGCCCAACCATGGCGGGATCGGCCATCAATTCATCGACGGAGATGAAGTAACGCATTCCCGTCAACATGCCACTAAAGATCAAGAAGCCAACAGCGCCGAGCAAGGAAACGCCCCCGATAAAGTACTTCAAGCGTTCCAACCCGGCCGGTTTGAGGGCAACTGCCGGTTTCGACCGTTCAGACGGTTTTGCCCAGCCTAGCTCGGCCATAACTTTGCTCTCCTTTGTCAGTTTGTTTGGTTGAAAGAGATTGTGGTGTTATACCACCGTACGAAATAAATCATAGAACAAATCGCGCGTAGCCTCTTT
The nucleotide sequence above comes from Candidatus Flexicrinis proximus. Encoded proteins:
- a CDS encoding S8/S53 family peptidase, giving the protein MSHFVAIEALASEIPFPAASGDLCIANPVEFGVDGLGTYYVGGTGPGSPNLHGEMVSSAIRGAATDPLYAGKLDEGTSALGADYTVEVTDGSMTHVIEVVHADTNSFDLDAVNQQISDYLDGAANPNLSEATHKWVVNASFAIVPCADLATLAAYNDALLALEALLPASARKVVLLQQAILRTAEKIRVSVAAGWQACGMVLEGGFLVQPGDSPYDSCRAFIEIMQRVGVFVAAAGNTGLDYPYYPASEPSVVSVSASFENAPFIVAITDRDCAKRKIGDEPCSNAGEVLMPGVIDFNGVNYFGTSFAAPRLSLRLAVYLARYGDNVCELLDDIDPATDQPVFSNTPG
- a CDS encoding c-type cytochrome — its product is MHVPSLTARRLAVVLSLAFVWLVFAAGCTGLSGEPKVVTTLRPAPTTPPLVDASGDPLSLGAQIFAARCTSCHGIGGRGDGDLVRTGQIANVPDFTDAARRAGITLEQYYEIITNGRIENMMPPWNEALSEQERRAVAEFVYGLADTTEIVLAETPAAGETIVPASTPEITPVDVTPVDVTPTPSQQFGVVTGVIENGTEGAAVPPQLDVILFVIDTSGQEVFTTTVTADNGVFRVEDVPIQPNYAYFASAAYFDVTFIATLSLGEDLASAAAPLSLPLMIYEITNDPSVIEIDLLLNQAASRTDGALDNLLVVRFYNKSDRVYREPEPLSDGRYGAVGIYLPEGAVPVGLDSSRYVWNNEAHRLLDTLAVIPETEHIMHVTYVVPLQDRIVYEYAVDYPVTNQPELMLNPGEFIVDSDQFEVQGVLQFTGGTFEDYLAQPLNANDTLRFDLLPITAAAAATPVSGQSILGIGLTAAGVLLIGGAGGLYLVQRRQGRTAETLVAEIARLDLQYQAKQISEQAYQQRRDALKTQLADILRRTSASK
- a CDS encoding redoxin domain-containing protein, translated to MSSTLEQLTTPPVPVTRARMSTGTWFMLVGFLAVGLVITLALLRQTRAQPTEGQAPDFAFTTFDGDEYQLSDLRGKVVVLNFWASWCGPCRDEAPQLQSAWEHYAPGGNVVFLGVAYADNGVRSLKFLDDFGVTYLNAPDLGTRISALYGIRGVPETFVINQQGEVAEFLYAGVSEAQLRDIVDPLLEAGS
- a CDS encoding cytochrome c-type biogenesis protein CcmH codes for the protein MAQTPQTTVTDDQVNEIASKLYCPVCENITLDTCGTAACADWRYEIRLQLEAGLDADEIKADFVRRFGDRVVGTPYDPVLRALSLVTPVLLIVVGGAFFYRTLRHTWGSPGVHRLDTLTASQNGISPDSTDNLRAQIERDIGK
- a CDS encoding heme lyase CcmF/NrfE family subunit; the encoded protein is MLAEIGFVATWIAFLAALYASASALLGYRRKSEKLVTSARNATYIVFGALSVAILTLMVGLVTEQYQIAYVWSVSSPSMPTFYRVTALWGSQAGSLLFWCWMMSAFSALAVAFNWRSNYRLIPHVILFQMVLTAFFIALTLFIENPFGRWWFVGSEVVKSALIPAGGVAPDPETLSSGAQGLNPLLRHFGMAIHPPMLYLGYVGFLVPCAFAFAALATGDLSINWIKASRRWALIAWVFLGLGLILGGRWAYDVLGWGGYWGWDPVENAAFLPWLIGTAYLHSIIIQEKRGIFKTWNMVLMIGTFSAVIFGTFATRSGLVESVHSFARSDIGFPMLSVWLLVTLILGGLIVWRRSRGELRDDHSLNGMFSREGLFLLNNFIFLALFIAIFWGSFGAPITSELFFDTKITLGAEYFMSVTPPLFLALFVLMGIAPLSAWGVVAVRRIGQGLIVPGILSLATLLIFVQMGQTSVGALIGYWFVALAGWVAVNETFRAVRARMKNLKENPLSALIALATRNPRRYGGYLIHAGVAVIGVGIIGSTLFQQETQATLRVGDEMSLSDYTLRYDEFLGGQVSEDGRIMDIAVVTVIRNGTEVATLRPRRDFFPQQEGMNSMTIAAAHSTLENDVYLLLIDWDEISQNSATFKMYINPLINLVWWGSLILILGTLIAVYPHTVVSSVERPVSVAVGSRLAKGNR
- a CDS encoding cytochrome c maturation protein CcmE, translated to MAELGWAKPSERSKPAVALKPAGLERLKYFIGGVSLLGAVGFLIFSGMLTGMRYFISVDELMADPAMVGQSVRITGAVVGTSIDYDSNTLDLNFTVANVPIETTDLALALHIAVEDAAATRLNIRMTNQVMPDLLQNEAQAILTGYLGEDGYFYADSLLLKCPSRFGEELPDAASAREAYVERES